Sequence from the Mesorhizobium sp. PAMC28654 genome:
GATCAGCGCGCCGCGCGATACGTTGACGATGATGGCCGAAGGTTTCATGCGAGTTCGGCCTTGCCGATCAGGCCGCGCGTTTTTTCGTTGAGCACGCAATGGAGGGAAACGAAGTCGCAGGCGCACAGCATGGCCTGGAGGTCGTCGACCTTCTCGATGCCGGCAGCGTGCATCGTTGCGGCATCGACACCGGGATCGAAGCCGAGAATGCGCGCGCGAAACCCCTGCCCGGCCATGCGCGCCATGCTGCGGCCGATCTTGCCACAGCCGACCAGCCCTAGCGTGGCGCCGGAAATATCGCGCCCCAGCCAGCGCTGCTCGGGCCAGACCCAGCCATCGCGCGACACCGCCGCCGTGATCGCCGGCAGCCGCTTGGCGAGTGCGATCATCAGCGCGAAGGCGCCCTCGGCTACAGTTTCCTCGGCATATTCAGGCACATTGACGACGGGAACGCCGCGCCGCATCGCTGCAGGGATGTCTATAGCGTCGATGCCGACGCCATATTTAACGATGCCCTTCAATTTGGGCGCTGCTTCGATCACTCTTGCGGTGATCGGCGTGTAACACATCAGCAGCAGATCGGCGTCAGCGACCGCGCTGATGAGATGCGCTTCAGGAATGCCGTCCGGCAACGTCACCAGTTCGACGCCGCGTGCGCGCAAGCCCGCATCGATGCCTGGGCATTCGAGCTCCCTGTCGGTGCGCACGGCCTTCATGATCAGGCCGCCAGCACAGCGCGCTCGACTATGTCGAGTGCACGGTCAAGATCCGTTTTCGAAATGACCAGCGGTGGCGACAGCGTCAGCACGTTGCCCTGGCTGACCTTGAAGCTCAGCCCCTGCTCCAAGCACGCGTAGAAGACACGTTCGGCGAGGTCGCGTGCCGGCTGGCGCGTGGCGCGATCCTCGACGAGTTCGACGCCGACCATCAGCCCCCTGCCCCTGACGTCGCCGACATGAGGCGAACGCGCCATCAGATCCTGCATGCGGCCCAGCATATGCCGACCGAGTTCGGCGGCGCGCTCGACCAGCCCTTCTTCCAGGATGATGTCGATCGTCGTCAGTGCCGCGCGTGTCGTCACCGGGTTCTTTTCGTGGGTGTAGTGGCCGATGGCGAAGCCGCCGGTGACGTCGAGATCGCGGCGCGCGATGACGGCGGCGATCGGCAAGATGCCGCCGCCCAGCGACTTGCCGAGCACGACGATATCGGGCGTCACGCCATCATGCTCATGGGCGAAGAACTTGCCGGTCTTGCCGAGGCCGGTCGGGATCTCGTCGAAGATCAACAGCGTGCCGTGCCGGTCGCAGGCCTCGCGCACCCGCTTCCAGAAACCGGGCGGCGGCGGGTTGGGCGTCGCCCGCATGGGCTCGGCCACGACCGCCGCCACATCCTGTTCTCGGCCGAGCACATAGGCGATCA
This genomic interval carries:
- a CDS encoding aspartate aminotransferase family protein, coding for MAAIKELVHTEGDSNTTAARGRWDAGQDDPRIRGLLDRDAAAFMHQSLSSPCLSTIAKAEGIWIEDTAGRRFMDFHGNSVHHLGYGHPRLVAAIKAQLDELCFAPRRFTCEPAVELAEKLAALAPGDLGKVLFTTGGSDAIEVALKIARAATGRFKTVSFWDAFHGAGFGAASVGGEATFRSHIAGPMMTGTEHVAPWDGYRCPYGHDSLEASGIACANMIAYVLGREQDVAAVVAEPMRATPNPPPPGFWKRVREACDRHGTLLIFDEIPTGLGKTGKFFAHEHDGVTPDIVVLGKSLGGGILPIAAVIARRDLDVTGGFAIGHYTHEKNPVTTRAALTTIDIILEEGLVERAAELGRHMLGRMQDLMARSPHVGDVRGRGLMVGVELVEDRATRQPARDLAERVFYACLEQGLSFKVSQGNVLTLSPPLVISKTDLDRALDIVERAVLAA